The Fimbriimonadia bacterium region TCCCGAACAACCCGTATTAGAGTCCTAACCGAACACGCAGGGCGTTGAAACAGAGAACGACCCCCGGCTGCCGACCGAGTCGCTGCGACTGCCGACGTCGAACGCGCCCCCGCTTGCCACCTACCTCGAGAGCCACAACGTCGGGCGATGGCCTTCGGGACTGCGCGAGCCTGCTCGCGCTTTCATCCGAGAGGGTGGAAGCTCACGCATCCCGCTCGCTGCCCCTGCGTGACCTCCTGCGCCGAGCGACGGCCATGAGCAGCAGCGCGGCGGCTACCAGTGCCGCACCCCCCGGCTCCGGGATGGGGGAGGAGAGGTAGAGAGACCACTTGAGCGTGGTGGGGTCGGCCACCGTCCAGAGCACGTCGCCTCGGTCGTTCAGGTCGCACACCTGGACGCCGCTGTAGTTCGTCACTCCCACCCCGGCGATCAGGTTCACGTCGTTGACGAAGAGGTCGTTCCAGCAGCGCG contains the following coding sequences:
- a CDS encoding PEP-CTERM sorting domain-containing protein (PEP-CTERM proteins occur, often in large numbers, in the proteomes of bacteria that also encode an exosortase, a predicted intramembrane cysteine proteinase. The presence of a PEP-CTERM domain at a protein's C-terminus predicts cleavage within the sorting domain, followed by covalent anchoring to some some component of the (usually Gram-negative) cell surface. Many PEP-CTERM proteins exhibit an unusual sequence composition that includes large numbers of potential glycosylation sites. Expression of one such protein has been shown restore the ability of a bacterium to form floc, a type of biofilm.); translated protein: RCWNDLFVNDVNLIAGVGVTNYSGVQVCDLNDRGDVLWTVADPTTLKWSLYLSSPIPEPGGAALVAAALLLMAVARRRRSRRGSERDA